The Stigmatopora argus isolate UIUO_Sarg chromosome 23, RoL_Sarg_1.0, whole genome shotgun sequence genome contains a region encoding:
- the LOC144069013 gene encoding differentially expressed in FDCP 6 homolog isoform X2: MPYLNKYILDKVKEGTFDKEKFDDLCWTMTMKKNRKGPPPKGAPLSERNCFKLFCLFNLLSEDRYPLVMIPEEVEYLLKKICSAMSQEWDCKPVEDLVSQNPALQETGMSIWSFLEHVDAGRLLWVSSVESFPLALHAVFLEMYHNVLKRGYMWKKGHVRRNWTERWFVLKPSSMAYYVTEDLKDKRGEFPLDKTCIVEPIPDRDGKRCLFCIKTHNKTFEMSASDQKQKVEWTQAVQTALRLQSEGKPSLHRELKANRRVQREHSQRERSCSARSSYSSQSEDSSTLEAERTDKEHQDLEIESIIQHARELESRRREAEERERRNQREVQMELERQLEEAQMMRESMRAEMQERAKETEQQRQRIQELEVTQRKMEAALNMEIKARLEEERARQELERLLDAEEEKKQQFRVLREQQRLLCILGTGRDGDDEDVDPDLGAPDALHSASQELQDLQASRQRSHQHLEEVQKKLKNASQHVRHWNVQLNRLMKPIGPGERMERGSTKYSCPKKEGALASNEFISKFKIRRARNSHAPEEYQDMPEEHVEAADLSHDLGGVAQTSNGTI, translated from the exons ATGCCGTACCTCAATAAATACATCCTGGATAAG GTGAAGGAAGGGACATTTGACAAGGAGAAATTTGACGACTTGTGCTGGACGATGACCATGAAGAAGAACCGCAAGGGGCCGCCGCCCAAGGGAGCACCGCTGTCTGAGAGGAACTGCTTCAAGCTCTTCTGCCTCTTCAACCTTCTCTCAGAGGACCGCTACCCGCTGGTTATGATACCGGAGGAG GTGGAGTATCTTCTCAAGAAAATCTGCAGCGCCATGAGCCAGGAGTGGGACTGCAAACCCGTAGAGGACCTGGTATCCCAGAATCCTGCGCTGCAAGAGACGGGCATGTCCATCTGGAGCTTCCTGGAGCATGTGGATGCCGGACGCCTGCTGTGGGTGTCCAGCGTGGAGAGCTTCCCCCTGGCCTTGCATGCGGTCTTCCTGGAAATGTACCACAATGTCCTGAAGCGG GGCTACATGTGGAAAAAGGGACACGTGCGGCGGAACTGGACAGAGCGCTGGTTTGTACTCAAGCCGTCCTCCATGGCGTACTACGTCACCGAGGACCTGAAAGACAAGCGTGGGGAGTTCCCGCTGGACAAGACTTGCATCGTTGAG CCTATTCCTGACAGAGATGGAAAACGTTGCTTGTTTTGCATAAAAACTCACAACAAAACTTTCGAGATGAGCGCTTCAgaccaaaaacagaaagtcgagtGGACGCAAG CCGTGCAGACGGCCTTACGGCTGCAGAGCGAGGGTAAGCCGTCGCTGCACCGTGAGCTGAAGGCCAACAGGCGGGTTCAGAGGGAGCACAGCCAACGGGAGCGCAGTTGCAGCGCCCGCAGCAGCTACAGCAGCCAATCGGAGGACTCAAGCACGCTGGAGGCGGAGCGGACCGACAAGGAGCATCAAGACCTGGAGATCGAGAGTATCATACAG CACGCGCGGGAACTGGAAAGTCGGCGGCGGGAGGCGGAGGAGCGGGAAAGGAGGAACCAAAGGGAGGTGCAGATGGAGCTGGAGCGACAATTGGAGGAAGCCCAAATG ATGAGGGAGAGCATGCGGGCGGAGATGCAGGAGCGGGCCAAGGAAACCGAGCAGCAGCGGCAGAGGATACAAGAGCTGGAGGTCACGCAGCGTAAAATGGAGGCCGCGCTCAACATGGAGATTAAGGCACGACTGGAGGAAGAACGGGCCAGACAGGAGCTGGAGAG GCTGCTGGACGCGGAGGAGGAGAAAAAGCAGCAGTTCCGGGTTCTCCGGGAGCAGCAACGGCTCCTGTGCATCCTCGGCACCGGCAGGGACGGTGACGACGAGGACGTGGACCCCGACCTCGGCGCCCCTGACGCCCTTCACTCGGCCTCACAGGAGCTTCAGGATCTGCAGGCCTCGCGGCAGAGAAGCCACCAGCATTTGGAG GAAGTGCAAAAGAAGCTGAAGAATGCCAGTCAACACGTCCGCCACTGGAACGTTCAGCTGAACCGCCTGATGAAGCCCATCGGCCCCGGAG AACGTATGGAACGTGGCTCCACCAAATACTCATGCCCAAAGAAGGAGGGCGCCCTGGCAAGCAACGAGTTCATTTCCAAGTTCAAGATACGGAGGGCCCGCAACAGCCATGCGCCAGAGGAATACCAGGACATGCCGGAAGAACACGTGGAGGCGGCCGACCTTTCCCATGACTTGGGGGGGGTGGCGCAAACCTCCAATGGAACAATATGA
- the LOC144069013 gene encoding differentially expressed in FDCP 6 homolog isoform X1, translated as MDFKSELLKSIWYAFTSLDVEKCGKVSKSQLKVLSHNLYTVLNIPHDPVALEEHFQDDDDGPVSNHGYMPYLNKYILDKVKEGTFDKEKFDDLCWTMTMKKNRKGPPPKGAPLSERNCFKLFCLFNLLSEDRYPLVMIPEEVEYLLKKICSAMSQEWDCKPVEDLVSQNPALQETGMSIWSFLEHVDAGRLLWVSSVESFPLALHAVFLEMYHNVLKRGYMWKKGHVRRNWTERWFVLKPSSMAYYVTEDLKDKRGEFPLDKTCIVEPIPDRDGKRCLFCIKTHNKTFEMSASDQKQKVEWTQAVQTALRLQSEGKPSLHRELKANRRVQREHSQRERSCSARSSYSSQSEDSSTLEAERTDKEHQDLEIESIIQHARELESRRREAEERERRNQREVQMELERQLEEAQMMRESMRAEMQERAKETEQQRQRIQELEVTQRKMEAALNMEIKARLEEERARQELERLLDAEEEKKQQFRVLREQQRLLCILGTGRDGDDEDVDPDLGAPDALHSASQELQDLQASRQRSHQHLEEVQKKLKNASQHVRHWNVQLNRLMKPIGPGERMERGSTKYSCPKKEGALASNEFISKFKIRRARNSHAPEEYQDMPEEHVEAADLSHDLGGVAQTSNGTI; from the exons ATGGACTTCAAATCAGAACTGCTCAAGTCAATCTGGTACGCCTTCACCTCTCTTGATGTGGAGAAGTGTGGAAAAGTATCCAAATCTCAGCTGAAG GTCCTTTCCCACAACCTGTACACGGTTCTGAACATCCCGCATGACCCGGTGGCCTTGGAGGAGCATTTCCAGGACGACGATGATGGGCCTGTGTCCAACCACGGCTACATGCCGTACCTCAATAAATACATCCTGGATAAG GTGAAGGAAGGGACATTTGACAAGGAGAAATTTGACGACTTGTGCTGGACGATGACCATGAAGAAGAACCGCAAGGGGCCGCCGCCCAAGGGAGCACCGCTGTCTGAGAGGAACTGCTTCAAGCTCTTCTGCCTCTTCAACCTTCTCTCAGAGGACCGCTACCCGCTGGTTATGATACCGGAGGAG GTGGAGTATCTTCTCAAGAAAATCTGCAGCGCCATGAGCCAGGAGTGGGACTGCAAACCCGTAGAGGACCTGGTATCCCAGAATCCTGCGCTGCAAGAGACGGGCATGTCCATCTGGAGCTTCCTGGAGCATGTGGATGCCGGACGCCTGCTGTGGGTGTCCAGCGTGGAGAGCTTCCCCCTGGCCTTGCATGCGGTCTTCCTGGAAATGTACCACAATGTCCTGAAGCGG GGCTACATGTGGAAAAAGGGACACGTGCGGCGGAACTGGACAGAGCGCTGGTTTGTACTCAAGCCGTCCTCCATGGCGTACTACGTCACCGAGGACCTGAAAGACAAGCGTGGGGAGTTCCCGCTGGACAAGACTTGCATCGTTGAG CCTATTCCTGACAGAGATGGAAAACGTTGCTTGTTTTGCATAAAAACTCACAACAAAACTTTCGAGATGAGCGCTTCAgaccaaaaacagaaagtcgagtGGACGCAAG CCGTGCAGACGGCCTTACGGCTGCAGAGCGAGGGTAAGCCGTCGCTGCACCGTGAGCTGAAGGCCAACAGGCGGGTTCAGAGGGAGCACAGCCAACGGGAGCGCAGTTGCAGCGCCCGCAGCAGCTACAGCAGCCAATCGGAGGACTCAAGCACGCTGGAGGCGGAGCGGACCGACAAGGAGCATCAAGACCTGGAGATCGAGAGTATCATACAG CACGCGCGGGAACTGGAAAGTCGGCGGCGGGAGGCGGAGGAGCGGGAAAGGAGGAACCAAAGGGAGGTGCAGATGGAGCTGGAGCGACAATTGGAGGAAGCCCAAATG ATGAGGGAGAGCATGCGGGCGGAGATGCAGGAGCGGGCCAAGGAAACCGAGCAGCAGCGGCAGAGGATACAAGAGCTGGAGGTCACGCAGCGTAAAATGGAGGCCGCGCTCAACATGGAGATTAAGGCACGACTGGAGGAAGAACGGGCCAGACAGGAGCTGGAGAG GCTGCTGGACGCGGAGGAGGAGAAAAAGCAGCAGTTCCGGGTTCTCCGGGAGCAGCAACGGCTCCTGTGCATCCTCGGCACCGGCAGGGACGGTGACGACGAGGACGTGGACCCCGACCTCGGCGCCCCTGACGCCCTTCACTCGGCCTCACAGGAGCTTCAGGATCTGCAGGCCTCGCGGCAGAGAAGCCACCAGCATTTGGAG GAAGTGCAAAAGAAGCTGAAGAATGCCAGTCAACACGTCCGCCACTGGAACGTTCAGCTGAACCGCCTGATGAAGCCCATCGGCCCCGGAG AACGTATGGAACGTGGCTCCACCAAATACTCATGCCCAAAGAAGGAGGGCGCCCTGGCAAGCAACGAGTTCATTTCCAAGTTCAAGATACGGAGGGCCCGCAACAGCCATGCGCCAGAGGAATACCAGGACATGCCGGAAGAACACGTGGAGGCGGCCGACCTTTCCCATGACTTGGGGGGGGTGGCGCAAACCTCCAATGGAACAATATGA